Proteins from one Cyprinus carpio isolate SPL01 chromosome B15, ASM1834038v1, whole genome shotgun sequence genomic window:
- the LOC109053863 gene encoding LOW QUALITY PROTEIN: calpain-9-like (The sequence of the model RefSeq protein was modified relative to this genomic sequence to represent the inferred CDS: inserted 2 bases in 1 codon), translating to MFEIRTQLSRDSSGSTPWESLGSPTLLRSPTSGFPLPDGLYEDATFPKQHMPIREEFVWKRPQEICKSPQFITDGATRMDVCQGELNDCWFLSAVASLSLNPFLLHQVVPPGQGFQGGYNGCFRFRFWQNGVWTDVQIDDRLPTKRDKLVYMRSSNKDEFWSALLEKAYAKLKGGYSALDMXYHHHATTENTTGITGGLRVPSDPRKLGYELQPLLQKGALINCANTTGPFGKKNDFGIVYWHAYSVTGLETIKTKGSPVQLVRIRNPWGNTEWNGPWSDGGSEWDNVSAEEQQRVERIQQEDGEFWMSPEDFCQNFDMVEVCHLSGDALSESKVKKPWKCTLHHGHWIPQRGLPQYSLTLLEEDDPSDPEQMCSFLLALMQKHTHKTGVLSNTELRIYKVRSEYEFLSSQDLEQLRPVRRDISEPRREHVYRGRLPLGHYIIIPYINTNREEEFLLRVLTEKANKTIAVVTPTVDGNSITPPMSPRLVGLPSLNEARELFVKHCGKESYCTSLDLYNMLTGAIAKGVFAGSEKQLNLEQCKSFVVLMDNQVKGRLDLMEFLALWEQLWDWTGIFLTFDKNKNQVLDYNEIPPALEAAGISVDRFIMQRIVLRYTEPNSTVTFPGFLFLLTKLNCMIREFQELDGTGKGVISVNLREFLKITMYN from the exons ATGTTCGAAATAAGGACACAACTGAGCAGAGACTCGTCCGGTTCGACCCCCTGGGAGAGTCTGGGCAGCCCGACGCTGCTGAGGTCTCCCACCTCCGGGTTTCCTCTGCCGGACGGGCTTTACGAGGACGCCACCTTCCCGAAGCAGCACATGCCGATTCGGGAAGAGTTTGTTTGGAAACGACCACAG GAGATCTGTAAGTCTCCTCAGTTTATTACAGATGGAGCCACACGTATGGATGTCTGCCAGGGAGAACTGA atgaCTGCTGGTTCTTGTCTGCGGtggcgtctctctctctcaaccctTTTCTTCTGCATCAGGTCGTTCCCCCAGGCCAAGGCTTTCAGGGGGGATACAACGGCTGCTTTCGTTTTCGG tTTTGGCAGAATGGTGTGTGGACTGATGTGCAAATTGATGACCGCTTGCCGACAAAAAGAGATAAATTGGTCTATATGCGCTCCTCAAACAAGGATGAATTCTGGAGCGCCCTACTGGAGAAAGCTTATGCCAA GCTGAAGGGTGGTTATTCTGCACTGGACAT TTACCACCATCATGCGACGACAGAAAACACAACAGGGATTACAGGGGGACTAAGGGTGCCGTCTGACCCTCGAAAACTGGGCTATGAACTGCAGCCGCTGCTGCAGAAAGGAGCTCTAATCAACTGTGCTAACACAACG GGTCCCTTCGGGAAGAAAAATGATTTTGGGATAGTGTACTGGCATGCCTACTCTGTGACTGGCTTGGAGACG ATCAAGACTAAGGGCAGTCCGGTTCAGCTGGTGCGGATCAGGAACCCTTGGGGTAACACTGAGTGGAATGGGCCTTGGAGTGATGGAGG AAGCGAGTGGGATAATGTGAGCGCTGAAGAGCAGCAGCGTGTGGAAAGAATCCAGCAAGAAGACGGGGAATTCTG GATGTCTCCGGAAGATTTCTGCCAGAACTTTGACATGGTAGAGGTTTGTCACCTGAGCGGAGATGCGCTGAGTGAGAGCAAAGTCAAAAAGCCCTGGAAATGTACTTTGCATCACGGACACTGGATTCCTCAGCGAG GGCTTCCTCAGTACAGTCTGACCCTGCTGGAGGAGGACGACCCCAGTGACCCTGAACAAATGTGCTCATTCCTGCTGGCGCTCATGCAGAAACACACTCATAAGACAGGGGTACTGTCCAACACCGAGCTGCGCATATACAAG GTCCGATCCGAGTATGAATTCCTCTCCTCTCAAGACTTGGAACAGTTGAGGCCGGTGCGCCGCGACATTAGTGAGCCGCGGCGGGAGCATGTGTATCGCGGTCGCCTGCCACTCGGTCATTACATCATCATTCCCTACATAAATACCAACAGGGAGGAAGAATTCCTTCTGAGAGTCCTGACCGAGAAAGCAAACAAAACCAT agCTGTCGTGACACCAACAGTAGATGGAAACTCGATTACACCG ccAATGTCTCCACGTCTCGTAGGTCTGCCGTCTTTAAATGAAGCGAGAGAGCTCTTTGTGAAACACTGTGGCAAG GAATCTTATTGTACCTCTCTGGATCTGTATAACATGCTGACTGGAGCCATTGCCAAAGGAG TCTTTGCAGGTAGCGAGAAGCAGCTGAATTTGGAGCAATGCAAGAGCTTCGTGGTGCTCATGGAT AACCAAGTAAAGGGACGACTCGACTTGATGGAGTTCCTGGCATTGTGGGAACAACTCTGGGACTGGACG GGTATTTTTCTGACATTCGACAAAAACAAGAACCAGGTGCTGGATTATAATGAAATCCCACCCGCTCTGGAAGCAGCAG GCATATCGGTGGATAGATTCATAATGCAGCGGATCGTCCTGCGCTACACAGAGCCAAATAGTACCGTCACCTTCCCAGGATTCCTCTTCCTGCTCACCAAACTGAACTGCATGATAC GTGAGTTTCAGGAATTAGATGGGACTGGGAAGGGAGTGATTTCAGTGAACCTCAGAGAG TTCCTGAAAATTACCATGTACAACTGA